A portion of the Musa acuminata AAA Group cultivar baxijiao chromosome BXJ1-1, Cavendish_Baxijiao_AAA, whole genome shotgun sequence genome contains these proteins:
- the LOC103987503 gene encoding uncharacterized protein LOC103987503, whose product MESPFFYSVDPLCAAGRRSRHIESPYFYSADPWSAAGVPRSRHIESPSFYSADPRSAAGVPRSRHIESPSYSADPWSAAGGPRSRHIESPFFYSADPWSAAGGPRSRHIESPFFYSADPWSAAGRRHHPHCPAPVFTANPRVVYIPDHFDGSDEVPAVTKPARAPPSEAVRSSAAVAIQRIFRGHMVRKNVRVVSRIATEVEEIERRVCSEMERLRVDPKERLLVGEMLMALLLRLDSVRGVREYRKKTIRRVIALQEALDSISAQTLESSNPIDSEPPISAEMQPDNREEVEETPREDDSDGANTEEASAQECQDPDSNAAHESASQASQDPEPEAKDEGFVLVTVEEATGTPLSKANSGAKCVDGDVVTDKAALSDSMEQEKREPTTAPAEEAPEISTAGWHMAEDSVQAMAEPRKDSKDASGMGEAAKKVMAESERLQGLVAALFERSAQQCRLMAGLVERVEQLESAVHRMDKKKAKTMRANCPPPSPVDKNGNQTRQ is encoded by the coding sequence ATGGAGAGCCCCTTCTTCTACTCGGTCGACCCATTGTGCGCCGCGGGCCGCCGGTCCCGGCACATCGAGAGTCCCTACTTCTACTCCGCTGACCCATGGAGCGCCGCCGGAGTCCCGCGGTCCCGGCACATCGAGAGCCCCTCCTTCTATTCCGCTGACCCACGGAGCGCCGCCGGAGTCCCGCGGTCCCGGCACATCGAGAGCCCCTCCTACTCCGCTGACCCATGGAGCGCCGCCGGCGGCCCGCGGTCCCGGCACATCGAGAGCCCCTTCTTCTACTCCGCCGACCCATGGAGCGCCGCCGGCGGCCCGCGGTCCCGGCACATCGAGAGCCCCTTCTTCTACTCCGCCGACCCATGGAGCGCCGCCGGCCGCCGCCACCACCCACACTGCCCCGCGCCCGTGTTCACTGCGAATCCTCGCGTCGTCTACATCCCCGACCACTTCGATGGGTCGGACGAGGTTCCCGCCGTCACGAAGCCCGCGAGGGCGCCGCCGTCTGAGGCGGTTCGGTCGTCAGCGGCTGTTGCCATTCAGAGGATCTTTAGAGGCCACATGGTGCGGAAGAACGTGAGAGTCGTCTCCCGGATCGCGACGGAGGTGGAAGAGATCGAGCGGAGGGTTTGCTCGGAGATGGAGCGGCTGAGGGTGGATCCCAAGGAGCGGCTGCTGGTGGGCGAGATGCTGATGGCGCTGCTCCTCCGTCTGGACTCTGTCCGCGGGGTAAGGGAGTACCGGAAGAAGACGATCCGGAGGGTGATCGCGCTCCAGGAGGCCCTGGATTCGATCTCGGCCCAAACCCTTGAATCGTCGAATCCCATTGATTCTGAACCACCGATTTCGGCGGAGATGCAGCCAGATAACCGTGAAGAAGTGGAGGAGACGCCTCGGGAGGACGATTCCGATGGCGCCAACACCGAAGAAGCCTCGGCTCAAGAATGTCAAGATCCGGACTCCAATGCCGCCCATGAATCTGCCTCTCAAGCTAGCCAAGATCCAGAACCGGAAGCAAAGGATGAAGGCTTCGTGTTGGTAACAGTGGAGGAAGCTACCGGCACTCCTCTGTCGAAGGCCAACTCGGGAGCAAAATGCGTAGACGGCGATGTCGTTACGGACAAAGCAGCACTTTCTGATTCAATGGAGCAAGAGAAGAGGGAGCCAACGACGGCCCCGGCAGAGGAAGCACCCGAGATATCGACTGCAGGATGGCACATGGCCGAGGATTCGGTGCAGGCAATGGCGGAACCAAGAAAGGATTCGAAGGACGCCTCAGGGATGGGGGAGGCGGCGAAGAAGGTGATGGCGGAGAGCGAGAGGCTGCAAGGGTTGGTGGCGGCGTTGTTTGAGCGGAGTGCGCAGCAGTGCAGGCTGATGGCAGGGCTGGTGGAGAGGGTGGAACAATTGGAGAGTGCGGTGCACAGAATGGATAAGAAGAAGGCGAAGACGATGCGTGCAAACTGCCCTCCTCCTTCGCCGGTCGATAAGAATGGTAACCAAACAAGGCAATGA
- the LOC135618912 gene encoding uncharacterized protein LOC135618912 yields the protein MSKGRSPEPLDFFIWTIEDVGLWLEEINLGSYCQVFKDTGVNGEYLESLSMFTTEQILRFIRRCHMKWGDFITLCKELRRIKVACLRGEQEVRKPWWVPQCLSAVFVKVAKRKRRSRVVSLKVEP from the exons ATGAGTAAAGGCCGGAGTCCGGAGCCCTTAGATTTCTTCATCTGGACCATCGAG GATGTTGGATTATGGCTTGAAGAGATAAATCTTGGTAGCTACTGCCAGGTTTTCAAAGACACTGGGGTAAACGGGGAGTACTTAGAAAGTTTATCCATGTTTACAACAGAGCAAATTCTGCGGTTTATCAGGCGCTGCCACATGAAGTGGGGTGACTTTATTACTCTATGCAAAGAGTTAAGGCGCATAAAAG TTGCATGCCTGAGAGGGGAGCAAGAAGTTCGCAAGCCATGGTGGGTGCCGCAATGCCTGTCGGCAGTGTTTGTAAAGGTGGCAAAGCGCAAAAGACGATCACGGGTTGTCTCCCTGAAGGTAGAGCCTTGA